The following are encoded together in the Candidatus Thermoplasmatota archaeon genome:
- a CDS encoding GNAT family N-acetyltransferase → MIHFRNFEHEDLFDVVRLANASLQESYDGGLFLQLGDLYPDGFIVAEGPNGILGFLLGVVERAYEARILILAVDPRHRKLGVGSRLCRLFEERFARSGIRRINLEVRVANEPAIRLYESLGFERKRVIDRYYADGEDAYVMSKIVG, encoded by the coding sequence ATGATCCATTTCCGGAACTTCGAGCACGAGGACCTCTTCGACGTCGTGCGGCTCGCGAACGCGAGCCTCCAGGAGTCGTACGACGGCGGGCTCTTCCTCCAGCTCGGAGACCTCTATCCGGACGGATTCATCGTGGCCGAGGGCCCGAACGGGATCCTCGGTTTCCTCCTCGGCGTCGTCGAGCGGGCGTACGAAGCGCGCATCCTCATCCTTGCCGTGGACCCGCGCCACCGCAAGCTCGGCGTCGGGTCGCGGCTCTGCCGCCTTTTCGAGGAGCGGTTCGCGCGAAGCGGGATCCGGCGCATCAATCTCGAGGTCCGGGTCGCGAACGAGCCCGCGATCCGCCTCTACGAGAGTCTCGGATTCGAGCGGAAACGCGTCATCGACCGGTATTACGCGGACGGCGAGGACGCTTACGTGATGTCCAAGATCGTCGGTTGA
- a CDS encoding UPF0146 family protein, producing MTPDPLDAPVLVAFPGARRVAEVAAGRRFDLALAFAERGADVLVTDVDPGVLEAPSPLRAALDDLVRPDRALYAGSDLVVARRLPEELQRAAWALARDLGAPLAFRPLKDEEGEWGPARVRRLAGGWRVLARS from the coding sequence GTGACCCCGGACCCGCTCGACGCGCCCGTCCTCGTCGCCTTCCCCGGGGCGCGCCGCGTCGCGGAGGTCGCGGCGGGGCGGCGGTTCGATCTCGCGCTCGCCTTCGCCGAGCGCGGCGCGGACGTCCTCGTGACCGACGTCGATCCCGGCGTCCTCGAGGCTCCTTCGCCGCTTCGCGCGGCCCTCGACGACCTCGTCCGCCCCGACCGCGCGCTCTACGCGGGATCCGATCTCGTCGTCGCGCGCCGCCTCCCGGAGGAGCTGCAGCGCGCCGCCTGGGCGCTCGCGCGCGACCTCGGGGCGCCGCTCGCCTTCCGCCCGCTCAAGGACGAGGAAGGGGAATGGGGGCCCGCCCGCGTGCGGAGGCTCGCGGGCGGCTGGCGCGTGCTCGCGCGGTCTTGA